From Suricata suricatta isolate VVHF042 chromosome 1, meerkat_22Aug2017_6uvM2_HiC, whole genome shotgun sequence, a single genomic window includes:
- the GNRH1 gene encoding progonadoliberin-1 translates to MEAIPKLVAGLLLLTFCVAGCSSQHWSYGLRPGGKRSAENLVDSFQEIVKEVDQPAERQRFECTLQEPRSPLKDLKGALESLIEEETGQKKIEIH, encoded by the exons ATGGAGGCGATTCCAAAACTTGTCGCCGGACTTCTGCTGCTGACCTTCTGCGTGGCTGGCTGTTCCAGCCAGCACTGGTCCTATGGCCTGCGCCCTGGGGGGAAGCGAAGTGCTGAGAATCTGGTTGATTCTTTCCAAGAG ATAGTCAAAGAGGTTGATCAACCCGCAGAACGTCAGCGCTTCGAATGCACCCTCCAGGAGCCGCGCTCTCCCCTCAAGGACCTGAAAGGAGCTCTG GAAAGTCTGATTGAAGAGGAAACTGGGCAGAAGAAGATTGAAATCCATTGA